The Stigmatella ashevillena genomic sequence CTCCATGGGCGTGCCGATGGGGATGACAAGCTGACCGGCCGAGCCCAGCGGTCCTTTGCGGACGCTCTCTGGCAGATCTCCGGCATCCAGGGATTCGCCCTTGGCGAGCACCACCGCGCGCTCGACGGCGTGCTCGAGCTCCCGCACGTTTCCGGGCCAAGCGTAGTTCTCGAGGATCTGCAACGCCTCGGGCGAGAAGCCGCGCACCGTCTTGGCGTTCTTGGCGGCGAAGCGACGCAGGAAGGCGTCGGCCAGCAGGGGGATGTCCTCGCGGCGAGAGGCGAGCGCCGGCACGCGGACCTCCACCACGTTCAGGCGGTAATAGAGGTCCTCGCGGAAGCGGCCCTCGGCGACCTCCTTTTGGAGATCCTTGTTGGTGGCGGCCACCAGCCGCACGTCCACCTTCACCGTCTGCGTGCCGCCGAGCCGCTCGATCTCCCCCTCTTGGAGCACGCGCAGCAGCTTGACCTGCGCGGACAGGGGCATCTCACCGACTTCATCCAGGAAGAGGGTTCCGCCATGGGCGCGCTCGAAGCGGCCCTCGCGGCGGGCCACCGCGCCGGTGTAGGCGCCACGCTCCACGCCGAAGAGCTCGGCTTCGAGGATGCTCTCGGGCAGGGCGGCGCAGTTGACGGCGATGAAGGATGTCTTGGCGCGGGAGGAGTGCTCGTGCAGGGCGCGCGCGGCCAGCTCCTTGCCGGTGCCGGACTCTCCAATGAGGAGCACGGTGGCGGTGGAAGGGGCGGCCTGGCGGAGCGTGTCCATCATGGCGCGGAAGGCGGGCGCCTGGCCGACCATGGCCTTGCCCCCGGAGGCGCCCATCTCGGCCAGCTTGGCCTTGAGGACCTTGTTCTCTGCGACGAGGGCTTGCTTCTCCAGGGCCTTCTGCACGGCCTTCACCAGCGCGTGGCGCTTGAGCGGCTTGGTGATGAAGTCGTAGGCGCCATCCTTCATGGCGGCCACGGCTGTCTCCACGGTGCCATAGGCCGTCATGAGCACCACTTCCACGTCGGGACGGATGGTGCGCGAGGCCTTGAGGAGCTCCTGCCCGTCCATGCCGGGCATCATTAGATCCGTCACCATGACGCTGACTTCCGGCTTGCGGAGCAGCTCCAGCGCTTCGGTGCCGTTGGAGGCGCAATGCGTGGCGAGCCCCTCGCGCTGGAAGATGCGGGCGACGGAGTCGAGGTTGGCGCGGTCGTCATCGACGACCAGGACCGTGGCGGTTGTCATGGATGGAAGGCCTCTTAACACGGCCTTGCAAACCTTATTCCCATGGCGCCTTCCCGGAGGCTACAGGCCGAACGGGTAGGTGTCTGGGGCGTCCTCCTCTTCATGCCCGGCGTCCGCGTCCAGCGGCTGAAGCGCCCAGGTCTCGTCGCAATGCACCACCGCGTCGAACTGTGCGGGCAGGTTCGCCAGGAAATAGTGGCTCCAGCGCTCCGTGCGGGGCGCGTACACCACACCGATGGCGCGCTCCAGCCGCCGCTCGCGCAGGCCCGAGGCGGCCTCACCCAGGTCTTCCATGCGCAGCAGGAAACGCGCGAGGTCCACCTTGTGGAACAGGTACTCATAGCTGCCCGGCAACGCGGGGCGGATCTGGCGGCGCAGACCGGGCCCGTCCCATTCCTTCGCCGCGATGACGGTGCCCGTGTACGTGCTGAAGCCCACGTTGTAGGTGGCCCTCCCGTGCCGCTGCCGCAGGAGTTGCCCCAGGTTCAGCTCGCCCTGTTCCCCCATCTGGGTGGCCCGGGCATCTCCCAGGTGCGAGTTGTGCGCCCACACCACCATTCTCGCGGGCTGGCCCGTCTTCCGGGACAGGTGCTCGGCCAGCGCATCTGCCGCATCCGCCATGTGCGTGTCCCGCAGGTTCCAGCTGTCGTGGCGGCCGGCGAACATCGTCCGGTAGTAGGCCTCTGCGTTTCGTGCCAGCCGTGCGTTCTGCTCGGCGAAGAAACGCGCGTCCTCATCCCGCGCGCCGAGGGGCTTGCGCCGCTGGAGCTCCAGGAGTTGCGCCACGGCGTCCTCTTCACAAGGGCTGGCGTGGCCGTAGGCCGTGGCATGCCCGTAGTGCTGCGGATCCTCACCAAAGTGATCGAAGCACGCGTAGCGCTGGCGCGCCCTCCGGGCCGCCTCGGGATCCACCTTCTCCAGGTAGTCCACCACCGCGCGCATCGAGGCGTGCAGGCTGTAGAGATCCAATCCATAGAAGCCCGCCCGGCGCTCCGGGCGTTGGGACGCGTTGTGGGCCCGCATCCAACGCACCAGCTCCGCGACTTCCTGGTTGCGCCACATCCATCGGGGGAAGCGCTGGAAGTCTCCCAGGGCCTCTTCCACTGTTTGGTCGTCCCCCTCTCCCTGAACGAAGGCGTTGACCCGGAGTGCATCCGGCCAGTCGGCCTCCACCGCCACCGCCGTGAAACCATGCTCGCTGATCAGCCGACGGGTGAGCGCCGCTCGCAGCGCGTAGAAGTCGTGGGTTCCGTGCGTCGCCTCGCCCAGCAGGACGAAGCGCGCCTCGCCGATGCCTTCTATGAGCGCATCCAGGTCCGATGCGGCCCCTGTCAGGGGGAGAGCGGCTGAGCGCACCCCGTTCAGGAGCACATGGGAGATGTCTGGCTTGTCGTCAAAGAGGGGAGCCATGCCCGTAAACTGAGCAGAGGCCTTGGAGCCGCCCAGTCACCGGGTGTCAGCAGGTACTTGTCCAGGCAGGCGGGCAGGGCCTCGCTGAGTCACGGCGCTTGGCGGGTGAGCCGCACTTGAGGAGGCCGCATGGCTTGGGCCGTGTCACTTGTGAAGCGCCAGCCCCTTCACGG encodes the following:
- a CDS encoding sigma-54-dependent transcriptional regulator, which encodes MTTATVLVVDDDRANLDSVARIFQREGLATHCASNGTEALELLRKPEVSVMVTDLMMPGMDGQELLKASRTIRPDVEVVLMTAYGTVETAVAAMKDGAYDFITKPLKRHALVKAVQKALEKQALVAENKVLKAKLAEMGASGGKAMVGQAPAFRAMMDTLRQAAPSTATVLLIGESGTGKELAARALHEHSSRAKTSFIAVNCAALPESILEAELFGVERGAYTGAVARREGRFERAHGGTLFLDEVGEMPLSAQVKLLRVLQEGEIERLGGTQTVKVDVRLVAATNKDLQKEVAEGRFREDLYYRLNVVEVRVPALASRREDIPLLADAFLRRFAAKNAKTVRGFSPEALQILENYAWPGNVRELEHAVERAVVLAKGESLDAGDLPESVRKGPLGSAGQLVIPIGTPMEEIERRVIHETLRHTKGDKTLAARLLGIAARTIYRKLEREASEGPERELSPSEEPGPSGAAD
- a CDS encoding erythromycin esterase family protein, yielding MAPLFDDKPDISHVLLNGVRSAALPLTGAASDLDALIEGIGEARFVLLGEATHGTHDFYALRAALTRRLISEHGFTAVAVEADWPDALRVNAFVQGEGDDQTVEEALGDFQRFPRWMWRNQEVAELVRWMRAHNASQRPERRAGFYGLDLYSLHASMRAVVDYLEKVDPEAARRARQRYACFDHFGEDPQHYGHATAYGHASPCEEDAVAQLLELQRRKPLGARDEDARFFAEQNARLARNAEAYYRTMFAGRHDSWNLRDTHMADAADALAEHLSRKTGQPARMVVWAHNSHLGDARATQMGEQGELNLGQLLRQRHGRATYNVGFSTYTGTVIAAKEWDGPGLRRQIRPALPGSYEYLFHKVDLARFLLRMEDLGEAASGLRERRLERAIGVVYAPRTERWSHYFLANLPAQFDAVVHCDETWALQPLDADAGHEEEDAPDTYPFGL